The Stieleria maiorica genome includes the window AAGTGCTTGGTGATGCGGTACTGGCTGCCGTTGGTGTCTTGGTATTCGTCGACCAGGACGTGGTCGAATTTACCCGCCTCGGCGTCACGGATTTCCGGATGCTGGTCGAACAGGACTTCCGTTTGCAGCAGCAGGTCGTCGAAATCCATCGCGCCGCGCGTCTTGAGGCCTTCCTGGTAGCGGCGGTAGCCTGCCGCGGCCAAGTGTTCCTTGTCGGTCGACGCGACCATCGGGGCTTGGTCGGGATGAATCGATTCGTTTTTCCAGTTGCTGATGATCCCCAGCAAGTCCCCGGGCTTGAGCGCCGTGCCGGGAAGTCGCAACAGGCGGAGGATTTCGCGCGCGAGTGATTCTTGGTCGCTGCGATCGTAGATCGAGAATTTTGCCGGATAGCCCAGCGCGGTGGCGTGTCGGCGGAGCACGCGGACGCAGTGGGCGTGGAACGTGCTGATCGTCGGCTCGGGGCGTTTTTCGCCCCTCTTTTTGCGTTTGCCGGCATAGCCGAGTAGCTCGCCGACGCGTTCTTTCATTTCGCCGGCGGCCTTGTTGGTAAATGTGACCGCCAGGATCCGATCCGGAGCGGTTCCGTGGCGGATCAGGTTGGCGATGCGAAACGTCACCACACGCGTCTTTCCGGTCCCGGCGCCGGCCAACACCAGCAGGGGACCGGAAAGGGTTTCGACGGCGTCCGATTGCGCCGGGTTCAATCCGTGAGCCAATGAAAGTCCTTTTGGGGTATCGAAACGAGGAGCGTTTAGCGAAGCGCGTCGCGGTCGACGACGGGGTCGGCCGAACCGGTCGCCAGCAGCACCATGTTGCCTTGTTGGGGTTGGTTCGAATTCATCAGCGTGCGGTTGAACGGGATGTAGTAGCACGCATAGGTCCCCGTGGTCGTGTTCAACACATAGACCACCGACGACGCCAGGGGATTGTTATTGCTGCTGGGCATATCGACCAGTCCCGTTGTCATCATGTACTCGGCCCCTTTGCCGGATCCCAAGGCGTCGTGAACGTTGACCACGAACAGCCCCAGAAACTTTCCCAACCGGGGATACATGACGGAACATTGCAGCAGCCCCGAGTTGTGGTCCAGCACGAACAAGCCTTCCGCACGATCGCTGATGAATCCCGTTGCCATCGAAAACTTTTCGCTGGACACCGCGGCGGTGGCGTCCAAGGTCGGCAGCTTCACCCCCAGCGGATTTGCCTGTTGATCCGCGCCCGCCGCGGCCTGACGCAGGGCATGGGTCTGACCGGCGTAATACGCCGCGGCAAAGATCGACGCCAATGTGACAACGGCCAGCAGGGGGATCGACCGACGGCGAAGGAACGATCGCTGGTCAGTTTGTGGAGGATGGTCAACCATAAAAATTCTGCTCCGTGCGGCAAGGATGGGGGGACAGGCGGTGATCGAAAAGTGAACCCGCGCTCCGGGGTCCGCGTTTCTGGGACGCGAGAGACGGGGAATTGTAGGCCAGCCGACGTGTCTTTACGATTGCGGGCCACGCGAGATTTCAATCCCACGACGAAAAATTGTCCCTGTTTGCATCACCGAGGTCAACAAAATCCCTATGGGCATCAATGAACCCCTGAATCGAAAACTCCGCATGGCGCTCGTCGGCGGCGGACAAGGCTCGTTCATCGGTCGGGTCCATTCGATCGCCGCCTGCTTGGACAATCGCGCCGTCTTGACCGCCGGGGCACTCTCGAGCAACCCCGAGCGGGCCAAGTCATCGGCCCCGGACTACGGGATCGAAGACTCACGCGCCTACACCAGCTATCAGGAGTTGATCGAATCGGAACTGGCCTTGCCCGAAGACCAGCGGATCGATTTCGTCAGCATCGCCACGCCCAACCACGTCCACTTTGAAGTCGCTCAAGCAGCCGTCAAAGCGGGGTTCAACGTCGTCTGCGACAAACCGATGACGTACGACCTTGCCCAAGCCGAACAGCTTCTCGAAACGGTCCAAAACAGCGACGTCGTTTTCGCGCTGTCGCACAACTACACCGGTTACCCTCTCGTCCGTCAGGCACGCGCGATGGTGCTGGCCGGAGAGCTGGGTGAAATCAACGCGATCCGATCTCGGTACATCCAAGGCTGGCTGCGTGATTCGATCGAATCGGACGATCAGAAACAGGCCGCCTGGCGGACCGATCCGACCAAAAGCGGTGCGGCCGGGGCGTTCGGTGACATCGGCACCCACGCCTATAACCTGGGCCGCTTCATGACCGGGTTGTTGCCCGAACAAATCAGTTGCCACCTCAAGACCTACGTGCCCGGACGACGGTTGGACGATTACGGCACCGCGGTGATCCGCTATGAAAACGGTGCCCTGGGAACCGTGACCGCGTCGCAGATCAGCCACGGACGCCATTGCGGTTTGGAAATCGAAATCGATGGCACCAAGGGCTCGTTGACCTGGCACCAAGAGAACCCCAACGAAATGTCCTTCCGCCGCAACGGAAAAGCACACCAGATCTTGGTTCCGCCGCCCGAACCGGAGTACCAGGACCGCATGGGCGCCGGCGTGTGCCGTTTGCCCGCCGGACACCCCGAAGCCTTCTTCGAAGCGTTCGCCAACATTTACATCGGGGCCTTTGATGACATGGTCAAGCGGGCCGCGGGGCAACCGTTTGACGGCCGCGATTCGATCTATACGAATTGTTATGACGGCGTCGAAGGCATGTACTTTATCCAACAGTGCGTCGCCAGCAGTGGTCAGGATGCCGCCTGGGTACCGCTGCGGCACGAAGCGGCGCGGCGTTAATGCGTGTGGCCGGGTTTTCGGGTAGCCGATGGGTTCGGAGAGTCGCCGTGTTCTCCGAACTCGGCGAGCGCGTCAAAGCGGAGCTGAGCCCGCGCCGACCTCGGAGAGGACGGCGACTGTCCATTTGCGTGAAGAAACCCTGATGTCAAATTCCCCAAAAAACGTTGCAGTCATCTTGCCCGCCGCCGGCAGTGGCCGGCGATTCGGTCGCGAAGAGAATAAGCTGTTCGCGGCTCTTGCCGGCGAGCCGATCTGGATCGTCGCCGCCCGGCGTTTGCGAGTTCACCCGAGGGTGTCGCGGATCGTGATGCCGGTTTCGGACCAGGACCGGCCGCGATTCGAAGGCGACTTTGCCGATCACGTCCGGAAATTGGGGATCGAATTGGTCGCCGGCGGTGCGGAGCGAACCGAGAGCGTGCTGTCGGGTCTAAGTCATGTCGCCGAGGACGGTTCGGTCGGCTTGATCGCGATCCACGATGCGGCCCGTCCGTTGGTCCGCCGCGATGACTTGGACGCCGTGTTCGCCAAGGCCGACCAGACCGGTGCGGCGATCCTGGCCGCGCCCGTGACCGCGACCGTCAAACAGTCGCTCGACGCGGGGGTGTCGTGCCGGACGGTGGACCGCAGTACCCTCTGGCTGGCCCAGACGCCACAGGTCTTTGCACTGGACGTCTTGCAACGCGCTTACGCCAAACACCGCGGCCGGCCGGCAACCGACGACGCCGAACTGGTCACGCGGATCGGAGTCGACGTGGCGCTGGTTCAGGGGGCGCCGGACAATTTAAAAATCACCCATCCCAATGACTTGGTCGTCGCCGAGGCGATCCTGAAAACTCAAATCGAATCCCATCATGCCTGAAAAAGACCTGATCGAAGAACTGCGTTGGCGCGGCTTGATCCACCAAGTCACCGACGAACAGGGCCTGAAGAAGCTGCTCGATTCGCAGCCCCAGACGATCTACATCGGATTTGACCCCACTGCGACCAGCCTGCACGTTGGGTCAATGATGCAGCTGATGTTGCTGCGGCGGTTCCAGCAAGCCGGACACCGCCCGATCGCCTTGGTCGGCGGTGCGACGGGGATGATCGGCGACCCGACCGGCAAAAGCGAAGAACGCAACCTGCTGTCGGCCGAACAATTGCAAGCCAACATCGCCGGCGTCGAAGCCCAAATGCGGCAGTTCCTTTCCTTCGAAGGCGACCATGCGGCGCTGCTGTTGAACAACTTTGATTGGATGAAAGGCTACAGCTACCTGGAATTCTTGCGCGACGTCGGAAAGAACTTTCCCGTCGGCACGATGATGGGCAAGGAATCCGTCCGGGCCCGGCTGGGCAGCGAAGCCGGCCTCAGCTACACCGAATTCAGCTACATGCTGTTGCAGGCCTATGACTTCGTCTACCTGTGTCGCGAGCACGGCTGTCTGATCCAGGCCGGCGGCAGCGACCAGTGGGGCAACGTGACCGCCGGCATCGATCTGGCCCGACGGATGCTGGGCAAGCAGGTCTTCGGGATGACCGCCCCGCTATTGACGACCAGTGACGGCCGCAAGATGGGCAAAACCGAAAGCGGCGCCGTTTGGCTGGACCGGAATCGCACCAGCCCCTACGCGTTCTACCAGTACTGGTTGAACGTCAGCGATGACGACGTAATGAAATGCATCGCCTATCTGACCGAAATCGAGCGTGTAGAATACGACGCGCTGGCGGAAGTGACCGCGTCGGATCCGGGACGCAACACGGCCCAAAAACGATTGGCCGAGTGGATGACGCAGTTCGTCCACGGTGACGAGGGATTGAATTCCGCGCTCAAGGCCAGCAAAACCCTGTTCGGCGGCGAGATCGAAGCGATGGACGACGCGATGCTGAACGAGATCTTTGCCGACGTGCCCAGCCAGGAGATGGCCCGCGAGGCGTTGTCCGGCGAAGGGTTGTGGGTCGTTGAAGCATTCCAGCAAGCCGGGCTGGCCAAGAGCGGCGGTGAGGCGCGGCGGGCGATCAAAGATGGTGGTGCGTACATCAATAATCAACGCGTCACCGACATGAACCGCCATTTGGTCGAGTCCGACTTGGCCAGCGAAACCGTGATGGTGCTCCGTAAAGGCAGGAAGAATTACGCGCTGCTGCGGTTCTCGCACTAGTGGTCCGTTGAATCTGTGCTGGCATCGCATGCCAGCGGGACGTGTCAGCGAGCGGCCGATCTTTCTTTAGGCGAATCCGCCTGGATCAGCTAGACTGACGAAACCTTCGTCTCCGCCCGAGGTTTCATCACCATGAGCACTCTA containing:
- a CDS encoding Gfo/Idh/MocA family protein; amino-acid sequence: MGINEPLNRKLRMALVGGGQGSFIGRVHSIAACLDNRAVLTAGALSSNPERAKSSAPDYGIEDSRAYTSYQELIESELALPEDQRIDFVSIATPNHVHFEVAQAAVKAGFNVVCDKPMTYDLAQAEQLLETVQNSDVVFALSHNYTGYPLVRQARAMVLAGELGEINAIRSRYIQGWLRDSIESDDQKQAAWRTDPTKSGAAGAFGDIGTHAYNLGRFMTGLLPEQISCHLKTYVPGRRLDDYGTAVIRYENGALGTVTASQISHGRHCGLEIEIDGTKGSLTWHQENPNEMSFRRNGKAHQILVPPPEPEYQDRMGAGVCRLPAGHPEAFFEAFANIYIGAFDDMVKRAAGQPFDGRDSIYTNCYDGVEGMYFIQQCVASSGQDAAWVPLRHEAARR
- the ispD gene encoding 2-C-methyl-D-erythritol 4-phosphate cytidylyltransferase produces the protein MSNSPKNVAVILPAAGSGRRFGREENKLFAALAGEPIWIVAARRLRVHPRVSRIVMPVSDQDRPRFEGDFADHVRKLGIELVAGGAERTESVLSGLSHVAEDGSVGLIAIHDAARPLVRRDDLDAVFAKADQTGAAILAAPVTATVKQSLDAGVSCRTVDRSTLWLAQTPQVFALDVLQRAYAKHRGRPATDDAELVTRIGVDVALVQGAPDNLKITHPNDLVVAEAILKTQIESHHA
- the tyrS gene encoding tyrosine--tRNA ligase, which encodes MPEKDLIEELRWRGLIHQVTDEQGLKKLLDSQPQTIYIGFDPTATSLHVGSMMQLMLLRRFQQAGHRPIALVGGATGMIGDPTGKSEERNLLSAEQLQANIAGVEAQMRQFLSFEGDHAALLLNNFDWMKGYSYLEFLRDVGKNFPVGTMMGKESVRARLGSEAGLSYTEFSYMLLQAYDFVYLCREHGCLIQAGGSDQWGNVTAGIDLARRMLGKQVFGMTAPLLTTSDGRKMGKTESGAVWLDRNRTSPYAFYQYWLNVSDDDVMKCIAYLTEIERVEYDALAEVTASDPGRNTAQKRLAEWMTQFVHGDEGLNSALKASKTLFGGEIEAMDDAMLNEIFADVPSQEMAREALSGEGLWVVEAFQQAGLAKSGGEARRAIKDGGAYINNQRVTDMNRHLVESDLASETVMVLRKGRKNYALLRFSH